The genomic segment TTTTTTAAGGCTTGGTCGAGAATCTGCTCGGCGAGTTCACCCATCGTCAACCCCCGTTGGACGGCTTGAACTCTTAATCGAGTGCGAATACTTTCCTTCACCTCGACTTGTAGCATCACAGTTTTTTCAGGGGTAGGCATTACAGGTATTTTTAGCACTTCTATCATTATTCTCTATTAATGATGACTCCTATGGCTAGATGAGTTATATTACCAATATTACCAGTAATAACTGGAAATGATTAATGTTTTGCCAGTGGGTTACTTTCTCAGGGTCAACCACTGGCAATGACTCCCATTAGCAAATAGGAGATCAAATCTA from the Crinalium epipsammum PCC 9333 genome contains:
- a CDS encoding ribbon-helix-helix protein codes for the protein MIEVLKIPVMPTPEKTVMLQVEVKESIRTRLRVQAVQRGLTMGELAEQILDQALKKLEKEGV